In Neodiprion pinetum isolate iyNeoPine1 chromosome 6, iyNeoPine1.2, whole genome shotgun sequence, one genomic interval encodes:
- the LOC124222510 gene encoding uncharacterized protein isoform X1, whose amino-acid sequence MLALAMRREHTAGRSNYNDPNSTAPNFDQLQHSFAVQSEGLEAVVLNSRLRDNHQGTGGESESAEAEGEGELQEFVDIAQVQQLLQQQHHHHHHQQQQQQQQHQQHQQQQVPPGSTSCVWGAVYPPPPPAITFPHSTHHHPHHHHHHPTPGEDTCPSGEDTAEPLQRMTMDGMEVVGSQPHAATSPFLLASPPLGHHHHHHHHHHATFNLQAVQLSFDACLAYNTVSSGSTTSTAATTSTVSSSKPVPSLSLASCVSLQPQQPHHTTGDNSADLHHHHHRNNHHQHHQTHQHHHSEERLRLTDTPSSPCETASGGELKERRQHLHDDEECVGVSSCRDDLGDTAEKDKPGDLNTPVTTSSDLPSFFGPSALVEPPPISGSLAGEDLSLEEAAVEDDESTAGNRDHHQHHHQHQHQQHHHHHHHQQQQQQQQQQQQQQQQQQQQQHHHQQPENSTGLRCDTDATTGGTTPPRASATGHHATQEEAERCNAVLQSGVILYSSPHSSTPTGAPSTSHTPANICNVPTLTYRGIFTATCTQASPLNPIQSQQQTVTPELWGSLPSPTLNLTGQPFLHPSLHASPYGAETVELLQVESKPPPPPGYHDTSTPTPASWLTAHEETYDSSLLSHHQHHHPQHHHQQQHHQEPTLKQEPSTTPGGYSTGNVQQQQQQQQQQQQQQQQQQQSGGGNGATGSVQLAEYNPSTSKGHEILSQVYQQSALPLRLVPVKPRKYPNRPSKTPVHERPYACPVDGCDRRFSRSDELTRHIRIHTGQKPFQCRICMRSFSRSDHLTTHVRTHTGEKPFCCDQCGRKFARSDEKKRHAKVHLKQRLKREASSSAGSGSNAGSSNAGSNVQRNHPQAHASSPCNQ is encoded by the exons atgcTGGCACTCGCGATGCGTCGCGAACACACCGCAGGCCGTAGTAATTACAACGATCCGAACTCCACGGCGCCAAACTTTGATCAGCTCCAGCACTCGTTCGCGGTTCAGTCCGAGGGTCTTGAAGCGGTGGTCCTCAACTCGCGGCTGCGCGACAACCACCAGGGTACCGGAGGCGAGTCCGAAAGCGCCGAGGCCGAAGGTGAAGGTGAACTGCAAGAGTTTGTTGACATTGCACAGGTCCAGCAGCTCCTGCAACAACAACACCATCATCACCACCatcagcagcaacagcagcaacagcagcatcAACAACACCAACAGCAACAGGTCCCACCAGGCTCTACTTCCTGTGTCTGGGGTGCCGTTTACCCACCGCCACCGCCGGCGATAACTTTTCCTCATTCCACACACCATCATCCccatcatcaccatcatcatccCACGCCAG GAGAGGATACCTGTCCGTCTGGCGAGGATACCGCGGAGCCGTTGCAGAGGATGACGATGGACGGGATGGAAGTGGTGGGCTCGCAACCCCACGCAGCGACCAGTCCATTCCTGCTGGCCTCGCCGCCTCTCGGtcaccaccatcaccatcaccatcatcatcacgCAACCTTCAACCTGCAGGCGGTGCAGCTAAGCTTCGACGCTTGTCTCGCGTACAATACCGTGTCCTCGGGAAGCACGACGTCGACCGCGGCCACGACGTCGACGGTCTCGTCGAGTAAACCGGTGCCTTCGCTCTCCCTCGCCTCCTGTGTCTCACTACAGCCCCAACAGCCGCATCACACGACCGGCGACAACTCTGCCGACCTgcaccaccatcaccaccgAAACAACCACCACCAGCACCATCAGACTCATCAGCACCACCATTCTGAGGAGCGTCTTCGGCTCACCGACACCCCGTCGTCCCCGTGCGAGACTGCCTCCGGCGGCGAGCTCAAGGAGAGACGGCAACACCTCCACGACGACGAGGAGTGCGTCGGCGTTTCGAGCTGCAGGGACGACCTCGGGGACACCGCGGAAAAGGACAAGCCCGGCGACCTCAACACACCCGTTACCACGAGCAGCGACCTTCCTTCGTTCTTCGGACCCTCGGCTCTCGTTGAACCTCCCCCCATTTCAG GAAGCTTGGCTGGCGAAGACCTTTCCTTGGAGGAGGCAGCCGTCGAGGATGACGAGTCGACAGCCGGTAATCGGGACCACCACCAGCACCACCACCAGCATCAACATCAGCAgcatcaccaccaccaccaccatcaacaacaacaacaacaacaacagcaacaacaacaacaacaacagcagcagcagcagcagcaacatcATCACCAACAGCCGGAAAACTCGACGGGTCTGAGATGCGACACGGACGCGACTACGGGAGGAACGACGCCGCCTCGAGCGAGTGCGACAGGTCACCACGCGACCCAGGAGGAGGCCGAGCGTTGCAACGCGGTACTTCAGAGCGGTGTGATCCTCTACTCGTCCCCGCATTCCTCGACGCCGACTGGAGCACCTTCGACGAGTCACACCCCGGCGAACATTTGCAACGTACCGACTCTGACGTACCGTGGGATTTTCACAGCCACCTGTACTCAGGCCTCACCCCTCAACCCAATTCAGTCGCAGCAGCAAACTGTGACCCCGGAACTCTGGGGGAGCTTACCATCGCCCACCTTGAATCTGACCGGTCAACCCTTCCTCCACCCCTCTCTCCACGCATCTCCTTACGGAGCAGAGACTGTCGAGCTACTCCAGGTCGAATCGAAACCCCCGCCGCCACCCGGCTATCACGACACTTCGACGCCGACGCCCGCCAGCTGGCTGACGGCCCACGAAGAAACTTATGACTCGAGCCTACTTTCGCACCACCAACATCACCATCCGCAACATCATCATCAGCAACAGCATCACCAGGAACCGACGCTGAAGCAGGAACCATCCACAACTCCAGGGGGCTACAGTACCGGGAacgtgcagcagcagcagcagcagcagcaacagcaacagcaacagcaacaacaacaacagcagagTGGTGGAGGAAACGGAGCGACCGGGAGCGTACAACTCGCGGAGTACAATCCAAGCACGTCGAAGGGTCATGAGATACTGTCCCAGGTCTATCAGCAGAGCGCGTTACCGCTCCGGCTGGTCCCCGTAAAACCGCGAAAGTATCCAAACCGGCCGAGCAAGACGCCGGTCCACGAACGTCCCTATGCCTGTCCGGTTGACGGTTGTGACCGAAGGTTCTCCCGGAGCGACGAGCTTACCCGACACATTCGCATCCACACAGGTCAAAAGCCGTTTCAGTGCCGCATATGCATGAGATCCTTTTCACGGAGCGACCACCTAACTACCCACGTACGCACCCACACCGGCGAGAAGCCGTTCTGCTGCGACCAGTGCGGACGAAAGTTTGCGCGGAGCGACGAGAAGAAACGCCACGCGAAGGTACACCTAAAGCAAAGGCTAAAGCGTGAAGCGTCGAGCTCCGCCGGAAGTGGTTCTAACGCCGGGAGCTCGAACGCCGGTAGTAACGTGCAGCGCAACCACCCCCAAGCTCACGCATCATCCCCCTGCAATCAGTAG
- the LOC124222510 gene encoding E3 SUMO-protein ligase EGR2 isoform X2, whose product MTMDGMEVVGSQPHAATSPFLLASPPLGHHHHHHHHHHATFNLQAVQLSFDACLAYNTVSSGSTTSTAATTSTVSSSKPVPSLSLASCVSLQPQQPHHTTGDNSADLHHHHHRNNHHQHHQTHQHHHSEERLRLTDTPSSPCETASGGELKERRQHLHDDEECVGVSSCRDDLGDTAEKDKPGDLNTPVTTSSDLPSFFGPSALVEPPPISGSLAGEDLSLEEAAVEDDESTAGNRDHHQHHHQHQHQQHHHHHHHQQQQQQQQQQQQQQQQQQQQQHHHQQPENSTGLRCDTDATTGGTTPPRASATGHHATQEEAERCNAVLQSGVILYSSPHSSTPTGAPSTSHTPANICNVPTLTYRGIFTATCTQASPLNPIQSQQQTVTPELWGSLPSPTLNLTGQPFLHPSLHASPYGAETVELLQVESKPPPPPGYHDTSTPTPASWLTAHEETYDSSLLSHHQHHHPQHHHQQQHHQEPTLKQEPSTTPGGYSTGNVQQQQQQQQQQQQQQQQQQQSGGGNGATGSVQLAEYNPSTSKGHEILSQVYQQSALPLRLVPVKPRKYPNRPSKTPVHERPYACPVDGCDRRFSRSDELTRHIRIHTGQKPFQCRICMRSFSRSDHLTTHVRTHTGEKPFCCDQCGRKFARSDEKKRHAKVHLKQRLKREASSSAGSGSNAGSSNAGSNVQRNHPQAHASSPCNQ is encoded by the exons ATGACGATGGACGGGATGGAAGTGGTGGGCTCGCAACCCCACGCAGCGACCAGTCCATTCCTGCTGGCCTCGCCGCCTCTCGGtcaccaccatcaccatcaccatcatcatcacgCAACCTTCAACCTGCAGGCGGTGCAGCTAAGCTTCGACGCTTGTCTCGCGTACAATACCGTGTCCTCGGGAAGCACGACGTCGACCGCGGCCACGACGTCGACGGTCTCGTCGAGTAAACCGGTGCCTTCGCTCTCCCTCGCCTCCTGTGTCTCACTACAGCCCCAACAGCCGCATCACACGACCGGCGACAACTCTGCCGACCTgcaccaccatcaccaccgAAACAACCACCACCAGCACCATCAGACTCATCAGCACCACCATTCTGAGGAGCGTCTTCGGCTCACCGACACCCCGTCGTCCCCGTGCGAGACTGCCTCCGGCGGCGAGCTCAAGGAGAGACGGCAACACCTCCACGACGACGAGGAGTGCGTCGGCGTTTCGAGCTGCAGGGACGACCTCGGGGACACCGCGGAAAAGGACAAGCCCGGCGACCTCAACACACCCGTTACCACGAGCAGCGACCTTCCTTCGTTCTTCGGACCCTCGGCTCTCGTTGAACCTCCCCCCATTTCAG GAAGCTTGGCTGGCGAAGACCTTTCCTTGGAGGAGGCAGCCGTCGAGGATGACGAGTCGACAGCCGGTAATCGGGACCACCACCAGCACCACCACCAGCATCAACATCAGCAgcatcaccaccaccaccaccatcaacaacaacaacaacaacaacagcaacaacaacaacaacaacagcagcagcagcagcagcaacatcATCACCAACAGCCGGAAAACTCGACGGGTCTGAGATGCGACACGGACGCGACTACGGGAGGAACGACGCCGCCTCGAGCGAGTGCGACAGGTCACCACGCGACCCAGGAGGAGGCCGAGCGTTGCAACGCGGTACTTCAGAGCGGTGTGATCCTCTACTCGTCCCCGCATTCCTCGACGCCGACTGGAGCACCTTCGACGAGTCACACCCCGGCGAACATTTGCAACGTACCGACTCTGACGTACCGTGGGATTTTCACAGCCACCTGTACTCAGGCCTCACCCCTCAACCCAATTCAGTCGCAGCAGCAAACTGTGACCCCGGAACTCTGGGGGAGCTTACCATCGCCCACCTTGAATCTGACCGGTCAACCCTTCCTCCACCCCTCTCTCCACGCATCTCCTTACGGAGCAGAGACTGTCGAGCTACTCCAGGTCGAATCGAAACCCCCGCCGCCACCCGGCTATCACGACACTTCGACGCCGACGCCCGCCAGCTGGCTGACGGCCCACGAAGAAACTTATGACTCGAGCCTACTTTCGCACCACCAACATCACCATCCGCAACATCATCATCAGCAACAGCATCACCAGGAACCGACGCTGAAGCAGGAACCATCCACAACTCCAGGGGGCTACAGTACCGGGAacgtgcagcagcagcagcagcagcagcaacagcaacagcaacagcaacaacaacaacagcagagTGGTGGAGGAAACGGAGCGACCGGGAGCGTACAACTCGCGGAGTACAATCCAAGCACGTCGAAGGGTCATGAGATACTGTCCCAGGTCTATCAGCAGAGCGCGTTACCGCTCCGGCTGGTCCCCGTAAAACCGCGAAAGTATCCAAACCGGCCGAGCAAGACGCCGGTCCACGAACGTCCCTATGCCTGTCCGGTTGACGGTTGTGACCGAAGGTTCTCCCGGAGCGACGAGCTTACCCGACACATTCGCATCCACACAGGTCAAAAGCCGTTTCAGTGCCGCATATGCATGAGATCCTTTTCACGGAGCGACCACCTAACTACCCACGTACGCACCCACACCGGCGAGAAGCCGTTCTGCTGCGACCAGTGCGGACGAAAGTTTGCGCGGAGCGACGAGAAGAAACGCCACGCGAAGGTACACCTAAAGCAAAGGCTAAAGCGTGAAGCGTCGAGCTCCGCCGGAAGTGGTTCTAACGCCGGGAGCTCGAACGCCGGTAGTAACGTGCAGCGCAACCACCCCCAAGCTCACGCATCATCCCCCTGCAATCAGTAG